A window of Gemmatimonadota bacterium contains these coding sequences:
- a CDS encoding type II toxin-antitoxin system prevent-host-death family antitoxin gives MSDIYSTYDAKARFSEILRRVREGRTVTISYRGEPVAEIRPIAAERGLSGRLERLERAGVLRRASSRLAARTRRPSPALVKRRPGALERFLGERE, from the coding sequence ATGTCAGATATCTACTCGACGTACGATGCCAAGGCCCGCTTCTCCGAGATTCTGCGCCGGGTGCGGGAGGGTCGAACGGTGACCATCTCCTATCGCGGCGAGCCGGTAGCCGAGATCAGGCCCATCGCAGCCGAACGAGGGCTGTCGGGCAGGCTGGAGAGGCTCGAGCGCGCGGGGGTCCTGCGTAGGGCGTCGTCGCGGCTGGCCGCCCGTACCCGGAGGCCTAGCCCGGCCCTGGTGAAGCGGCGCCCGGGGGCACTCGAGCGCTTCTTGGGGGAGCGCGAGTGA